Proteins from a single region of Carassius carassius chromosome 25, fCarCar2.1, whole genome shotgun sequence:
- the LOC132104124 gene encoding teashirt homolog 1-like isoform X1, translating to MSSPRLYGETDMGSSKAHRAYVPEDELKAAKIDEEHLQDDGLSLDGQDAEYLCYEEDDVREQLSYQNSPLSNGTNPDAGYGSPLSDTSDHLADFKSTSSKEGQDKEEVEDMESDAGLSLQDSLAQMKAVYANLISDASWSSITKDIMKGKQVSASSINSTQSSHKGNNNIANSHASSMTSSGASSSSNASASMKTNVTPSSNSTKATLLNNASIGPINGANSGGVAYDWHQAALAKTLQHMPYHLMPEPSLFSTVQLYRQNNKLYGPVFTGASKFRCKDCSAAYDTLVGLTVHMNETGHYRDDNKDKEEEKGKKWSKPRKRSLMEMEGKEDAQKVLKCMYCGHSFESLQDLSVHMIKTKHYQKVPLKEPMPALASKLVPSTKKRVFQDLMSPCSPESISSTPGIPLAETATTKDQKISNPYVTANNRYGYQNGASYTWQFEARKAQILKCMECGSSHDTLQQLTAHMMVTGHFLKVTNSASKKGKQLVFDPVVEEKIQSIPLPPTTTRLPAPTIKSQPDSPVHPSAMDERKESEEEKVEEPEEKKIKQEKEDPVEKVEKTAKPSHYKYLREEDLEESPKGGLDILKSLENTVSSAISKAQTGTPTWGGYPSIHAAYQFQGSVKSSLPAVQSVQIQPTFNASGLKSLTSDSNTLIHSPSSPSPPPNHKSNVLAMEELVEKVTGKISSKKDRDEKSTERGSRHLTAELPSPVLKDRKDLPRTEDLSKPTKNGTVDKDLEHVPVWEGEYKESHADNPLKNGTDVLKTQVSNVCSNLGIITDHSPEQPLVSPLSALQSIMNTHLGKASKTVSPLLDPLAMLYKISNNMMEKPMYSPAQVKQVEPINRYYDNEDDQPMDLTKAKSGNGPTNNCSFTVISNSNITNCTRPILSTRTESSSPLRENALMDISDMVKNLTGHLTPKSSTPSSVSEKSDADGCAFEDGLEDLSPVQKKKGRQSNWNPQHLLILQAQFASSLRETPDGKFIITDLGPQERVHICKFTGLSMTTISHWLANVKYQLRRTGGTKFLKNIDSGQPMFLCSDCASQFRTPSTYINHLESHLGFSLKDLSKLSIDLIRDQQAVTKMITDKTFSALGLTEEDSNSIFQCKLCNRTFVSKHAVKLHLSKTHGKSPEDHLIFVTELEKLEKA from the coding sequence cCTATGTGCCGGAGGACGAGCTTAAGGCAGCGAAGATAGATGAGGAGCACCTGCAGGACGACGGACTCTCCTTAGATGGTCAGGACGCAGAGTACCTGTGTTATGAAGAAGATGATGTCCGTGAACAGCTGAGCTACCAGAACTCTCCACTCAGCAATGGCACCAACCCAGATGCTGGCTACGGCTCACCCCTCAGCGACACCAGCGATCACCTGGCTGACTTCAAAAGCACCTCCTCCAAAGAGGGCCAGGATAAAGAGGAGGTTGAAGACATGGAGTCAGACGCTGGACTATCTTTGCAGGACAGCCTGGCACAGATGAAAGCAGTCTATGCAAACCTGATTTCTGATGCTTCCTGGTCGAGTATCACAAAAGACATTATGAAAGGCAAGCAGGTTAGCGCTAGTAGCATTAACAGTACTCAAAGCAGCCACAAGGGGAACAACAACATTGCAAATAGCCATGCAAGCAGCATGACAAGCAGTGGAGCTAGCAGCAGCAGCAACGCTAGTGCTAGCATGAAGACAAATGTGACGCCGAGCAGCAATTCTACAAAAGCCACCTTATTAAACAATGCCAGCATTGGACCCATCAACGGTGCTAATAGTGGGGGTGTTGCATATGACTGGCACCAAGCAGCTCTTGCTAAAACCTTACAGCATATGCCCTACCACCTCATGCCTGAACCGAGTCTCTTCAGCACAGTGCAGCTGTACCGACAAAACAATAAGCTGTATGGGCCTGTCTTTACAGGTGCCAGCAAGTTCAGGTGCAAGGACTGTAGTGCAGCCTACGACACGCTTGTAGGTCTCACGGTGCACATGAACGAAACGGGCCATTACCGCGATGATAACAAGGACAAGGAAGAGGAAAAGGGTAAGAAATGGTCCAAGCCGCGGAAACGATCCTTAATGGAGATGGAGGGCAAAGAAGATGCTCAAAAAGTCCTGAAATGCATGTATTGCGGCCACTCGTTTGAATCCCTACAGGACTTGAGTGTCCACATGATCAAAACTAAACACTACCAGAAAGTGCCTCTCAAAGAACCAATGCCAGCTCTTGCCTCAAAGCTGGTGCCCTCCACCAAAAAACGAGTGTTCCAGGACCTGATGTCTCCATGTTCACCTGAGTCAATCTCAAGCACCCCTGGCATTCCACTGGCAGAGACTGCAACCACCAAAGATCAGAAGATTTCCAACCCATATGTCACAGCTAATAACCGTTACGGCTACCAAAACGGTGCAAGTTATACCTGGCAGTTTGAGGCCCGAAAAGCACAAATTCTTAAGTGTATGGAGTGTGGGAGTTCCCATGACACTTTACAGCAGTTGACAGCCCATATGATGGTGACTGGACATTTTCTCAAAGTCACAAATTCTGCTTCTAAAAAGGGTAAGCAATTAGTTTTTGACCCTGTGGTGGAAGAGAAAATCCAATCCATTCCTCTTCCACCCACGACAACTCGTCTGCCGGCTCCCACTATCAAGTCCCAGCCTGATTCACCAGTACACCCATCTGCCATGGATGAAAGGAAGGAGTCAGAAGAGGAGAAAGTGGAGGAGCCAGAGGAGAAGAAAATTAAGCAAGAGAAAGAGGATCCTGTTGAGAAGGTGGAAAAGACGGCGAAACCCAGCCATTACAAATATCTAAGAGAAGAGGATCTTGAAGAGTCTCCTAAAGGTGGACTAGATATTCTCAAGTCATTAGAAAATACGGTTTCCAGTGCAATCAGTAAGGCTCAGACCGGTACGCCCACCTGGGGTGGATATCCCAGCATTCATGCCGCCTACCAGTTCCAAGGGTCTGTGAAATCATCTCTACCTGCTGTCCAGAGTGTCCAGATTCAACCAACATTCAATGCCAGCGGCTTGAAATCTTTGACCTCTGACTCCAACACTCTGATCCATTCTCCAAGCAGCCCATCACCACCTCCAAACCATAAAAGCAATGTCCTAGCCATGGAAGAGTTGGTGGAAAAAGTAACAGGAAAAATCTCTTCAAAGAAAGACAGGGATGAAAAATCTACTGAACGTGGCTCCAGACATCTCACTGCTGAATTACCCTCTCCTGTTCTCAAAGACCGAAAGGACCTGCCAAGAACAGAAGATCTTAGCAAGCCAACAAAAAATGGCACAGTGGATAAAGACCTAGAGCATGTTCCGGTTTGGGAAGGAGAATACAAAGAAAGCCATGCCGATAATCCTCTAAAGAATGGAACGGATGTCCTCAAAACGCAAGTCAGCAATGTTTGCAGTAATTTAGGAATCATCACTGACCACTCACCAGAGCAGCCTTTAGTCAGTCCCCTCAGTGCATTGCAGTCTATCATGAACACTCATTTGGGTAAGGCCTCCAAAACAGTCAGCCCACTCCTAGACCCACTAGCAATGCTGTACAAGATCAGCAACAACATGATGGAAAAGCCCATGTACAGTCCAGCTCAGGTTAAGCAAGTCGAGCCCATCAACAGATATTACGACAATGAAGACGATCAGCCCATGGACTTGACAAAGGCTAAAAGTGGCAACGGACCCACAAATAATTGTTCATTCACTGTTATTAGCAACAGCAACATCACAAACTGCACCCGACCCATCTTGTCCACGCGAACTGAATCCTCATCTCCTCTTCGGGAGAATGCCCTAATGGACATCTCTGACATGGTGAAGAACCTCACGGGTCACCTGACGCCAAAGTCATCAACCCCTTCCTCTGTATCTGAAAAATCGGATGCAGATGGCTGTGCTTTTGAGGATGGCCTGGAGGATCTTTCGCCTGTTCAGAAGAAGAAAGGCAGGCAATCAAACTGGAACCCTCAGCATCTGCTGATCCTTCAGGCTCAGTTTGCATCCAGCCTTCGGGAAACCCCTGACGGAAAGTTCATCATTACAGACCTAGGTCCTCAGGAGCGTGTACATATTTGTAAGTTTACAGGTCTCTCCATGACCACCATCTCCCACTGGTTGGCGAACGTCAAGTACCAACTCAGGCGGACAGGTGGAACAAAGTTTCTGAAGAACATAGACTCGGGACAGCCAATGTTTCTGTGTAGTGATTGTGCCTCCCAGTTCAGAACTCCATCCACATACATTAACCACTTAGAGTCCCACTTGGGCTTTAGCTTGAAGGACCTCTCAAAGTTATCAATAGACCTCATAAGAGACCAGCAAGCAGTCACTAAAATGATTACAGATAAGACATTTAGTGCCCTTGGCTTGACTGAGGAGGACTCTAATTCCATATTTCAGTGCAAACTGTGCAATAGGACTTTTGTCAGCAagcacgcagtgaaactgcacctAAGCAAAACGCATGGAAAGTCACCGGAGGACCACCTGATCTTTGTTACTGAGCTGGAAAAGTTAGAAAAAGCCTAA
- the LOC132104124 gene encoding teashirt homolog 1-like isoform X2: MPRRKQQAPRRSSAYVPEDELKAAKIDEEHLQDDGLSLDGQDAEYLCYEEDDVREQLSYQNSPLSNGTNPDAGYGSPLSDTSDHLADFKSTSSKEGQDKEEVEDMESDAGLSLQDSLAQMKAVYANLISDASWSSITKDIMKGKQVSASSINSTQSSHKGNNNIANSHASSMTSSGASSSSNASASMKTNVTPSSNSTKATLLNNASIGPINGANSGGVAYDWHQAALAKTLQHMPYHLMPEPSLFSTVQLYRQNNKLYGPVFTGASKFRCKDCSAAYDTLVGLTVHMNETGHYRDDNKDKEEEKGKKWSKPRKRSLMEMEGKEDAQKVLKCMYCGHSFESLQDLSVHMIKTKHYQKVPLKEPMPALASKLVPSTKKRVFQDLMSPCSPESISSTPGIPLAETATTKDQKISNPYVTANNRYGYQNGASYTWQFEARKAQILKCMECGSSHDTLQQLTAHMMVTGHFLKVTNSASKKGKQLVFDPVVEEKIQSIPLPPTTTRLPAPTIKSQPDSPVHPSAMDERKESEEEKVEEPEEKKIKQEKEDPVEKVEKTAKPSHYKYLREEDLEESPKGGLDILKSLENTVSSAISKAQTGTPTWGGYPSIHAAYQFQGSVKSSLPAVQSVQIQPTFNASGLKSLTSDSNTLIHSPSSPSPPPNHKSNVLAMEELVEKVTGKISSKKDRDEKSTERGSRHLTAELPSPVLKDRKDLPRTEDLSKPTKNGTVDKDLEHVPVWEGEYKESHADNPLKNGTDVLKTQVSNVCSNLGIITDHSPEQPLVSPLSALQSIMNTHLGKASKTVSPLLDPLAMLYKISNNMMEKPMYSPAQVKQVEPINRYYDNEDDQPMDLTKAKSGNGPTNNCSFTVISNSNITNCTRPILSTRTESSSPLRENALMDISDMVKNLTGHLTPKSSTPSSVSEKSDADGCAFEDGLEDLSPVQKKKGRQSNWNPQHLLILQAQFASSLRETPDGKFIITDLGPQERVHICKFTGLSMTTISHWLANVKYQLRRTGGTKFLKNIDSGQPMFLCSDCASQFRTPSTYINHLESHLGFSLKDLSKLSIDLIRDQQAVTKMITDKTFSALGLTEEDSNSIFQCKLCNRTFVSKHAVKLHLSKTHGKSPEDHLIFVTELEKLEKA, translated from the coding sequence cCTATGTGCCGGAGGACGAGCTTAAGGCAGCGAAGATAGATGAGGAGCACCTGCAGGACGACGGACTCTCCTTAGATGGTCAGGACGCAGAGTACCTGTGTTATGAAGAAGATGATGTCCGTGAACAGCTGAGCTACCAGAACTCTCCACTCAGCAATGGCACCAACCCAGATGCTGGCTACGGCTCACCCCTCAGCGACACCAGCGATCACCTGGCTGACTTCAAAAGCACCTCCTCCAAAGAGGGCCAGGATAAAGAGGAGGTTGAAGACATGGAGTCAGACGCTGGACTATCTTTGCAGGACAGCCTGGCACAGATGAAAGCAGTCTATGCAAACCTGATTTCTGATGCTTCCTGGTCGAGTATCACAAAAGACATTATGAAAGGCAAGCAGGTTAGCGCTAGTAGCATTAACAGTACTCAAAGCAGCCACAAGGGGAACAACAACATTGCAAATAGCCATGCAAGCAGCATGACAAGCAGTGGAGCTAGCAGCAGCAGCAACGCTAGTGCTAGCATGAAGACAAATGTGACGCCGAGCAGCAATTCTACAAAAGCCACCTTATTAAACAATGCCAGCATTGGACCCATCAACGGTGCTAATAGTGGGGGTGTTGCATATGACTGGCACCAAGCAGCTCTTGCTAAAACCTTACAGCATATGCCCTACCACCTCATGCCTGAACCGAGTCTCTTCAGCACAGTGCAGCTGTACCGACAAAACAATAAGCTGTATGGGCCTGTCTTTACAGGTGCCAGCAAGTTCAGGTGCAAGGACTGTAGTGCAGCCTACGACACGCTTGTAGGTCTCACGGTGCACATGAACGAAACGGGCCATTACCGCGATGATAACAAGGACAAGGAAGAGGAAAAGGGTAAGAAATGGTCCAAGCCGCGGAAACGATCCTTAATGGAGATGGAGGGCAAAGAAGATGCTCAAAAAGTCCTGAAATGCATGTATTGCGGCCACTCGTTTGAATCCCTACAGGACTTGAGTGTCCACATGATCAAAACTAAACACTACCAGAAAGTGCCTCTCAAAGAACCAATGCCAGCTCTTGCCTCAAAGCTGGTGCCCTCCACCAAAAAACGAGTGTTCCAGGACCTGATGTCTCCATGTTCACCTGAGTCAATCTCAAGCACCCCTGGCATTCCACTGGCAGAGACTGCAACCACCAAAGATCAGAAGATTTCCAACCCATATGTCACAGCTAATAACCGTTACGGCTACCAAAACGGTGCAAGTTATACCTGGCAGTTTGAGGCCCGAAAAGCACAAATTCTTAAGTGTATGGAGTGTGGGAGTTCCCATGACACTTTACAGCAGTTGACAGCCCATATGATGGTGACTGGACATTTTCTCAAAGTCACAAATTCTGCTTCTAAAAAGGGTAAGCAATTAGTTTTTGACCCTGTGGTGGAAGAGAAAATCCAATCCATTCCTCTTCCACCCACGACAACTCGTCTGCCGGCTCCCACTATCAAGTCCCAGCCTGATTCACCAGTACACCCATCTGCCATGGATGAAAGGAAGGAGTCAGAAGAGGAGAAAGTGGAGGAGCCAGAGGAGAAGAAAATTAAGCAAGAGAAAGAGGATCCTGTTGAGAAGGTGGAAAAGACGGCGAAACCCAGCCATTACAAATATCTAAGAGAAGAGGATCTTGAAGAGTCTCCTAAAGGTGGACTAGATATTCTCAAGTCATTAGAAAATACGGTTTCCAGTGCAATCAGTAAGGCTCAGACCGGTACGCCCACCTGGGGTGGATATCCCAGCATTCATGCCGCCTACCAGTTCCAAGGGTCTGTGAAATCATCTCTACCTGCTGTCCAGAGTGTCCAGATTCAACCAACATTCAATGCCAGCGGCTTGAAATCTTTGACCTCTGACTCCAACACTCTGATCCATTCTCCAAGCAGCCCATCACCACCTCCAAACCATAAAAGCAATGTCCTAGCCATGGAAGAGTTGGTGGAAAAAGTAACAGGAAAAATCTCTTCAAAGAAAGACAGGGATGAAAAATCTACTGAACGTGGCTCCAGACATCTCACTGCTGAATTACCCTCTCCTGTTCTCAAAGACCGAAAGGACCTGCCAAGAACAGAAGATCTTAGCAAGCCAACAAAAAATGGCACAGTGGATAAAGACCTAGAGCATGTTCCGGTTTGGGAAGGAGAATACAAAGAAAGCCATGCCGATAATCCTCTAAAGAATGGAACGGATGTCCTCAAAACGCAAGTCAGCAATGTTTGCAGTAATTTAGGAATCATCACTGACCACTCACCAGAGCAGCCTTTAGTCAGTCCCCTCAGTGCATTGCAGTCTATCATGAACACTCATTTGGGTAAGGCCTCCAAAACAGTCAGCCCACTCCTAGACCCACTAGCAATGCTGTACAAGATCAGCAACAACATGATGGAAAAGCCCATGTACAGTCCAGCTCAGGTTAAGCAAGTCGAGCCCATCAACAGATATTACGACAATGAAGACGATCAGCCCATGGACTTGACAAAGGCTAAAAGTGGCAACGGACCCACAAATAATTGTTCATTCACTGTTATTAGCAACAGCAACATCACAAACTGCACCCGACCCATCTTGTCCACGCGAACTGAATCCTCATCTCCTCTTCGGGAGAATGCCCTAATGGACATCTCTGACATGGTGAAGAACCTCACGGGTCACCTGACGCCAAAGTCATCAACCCCTTCCTCTGTATCTGAAAAATCGGATGCAGATGGCTGTGCTTTTGAGGATGGCCTGGAGGATCTTTCGCCTGTTCAGAAGAAGAAAGGCAGGCAATCAAACTGGAACCCTCAGCATCTGCTGATCCTTCAGGCTCAGTTTGCATCCAGCCTTCGGGAAACCCCTGACGGAAAGTTCATCATTACAGACCTAGGTCCTCAGGAGCGTGTACATATTTGTAAGTTTACAGGTCTCTCCATGACCACCATCTCCCACTGGTTGGCGAACGTCAAGTACCAACTCAGGCGGACAGGTGGAACAAAGTTTCTGAAGAACATAGACTCGGGACAGCCAATGTTTCTGTGTAGTGATTGTGCCTCCCAGTTCAGAACTCCATCCACATACATTAACCACTTAGAGTCCCACTTGGGCTTTAGCTTGAAGGACCTCTCAAAGTTATCAATAGACCTCATAAGAGACCAGCAAGCAGTCACTAAAATGATTACAGATAAGACATTTAGTGCCCTTGGCTTGACTGAGGAGGACTCTAATTCCATATTTCAGTGCAAACTGTGCAATAGGACTTTTGTCAGCAagcacgcagtgaaactgcacctAAGCAAAACGCATGGAAAGTCACCGGAGGACCACCTGATCTTTGTTACTGAGCTGGAAAAGTTAGAAAAAGCCTAA